One region of Seriola aureovittata isolate HTS-2021-v1 ecotype China chromosome 15, ASM2101889v1, whole genome shotgun sequence genomic DNA includes:
- the faxdc2 gene encoding fatty acid hydroxylase domain-containing protein 2, whose product MTVETRISDTRGADSSSRQEGPGGLWDSVKKAAFVIGSGILFLAAFGNSLTWHLQRFWGASGDFWQNLWTKLYLAFEGHDTALFYLGTMLIPSVAFWASNGLLLLVDITGKPSFITRYRIQVDKNNPVDPAKLRHAVKSVIFNQVFISGPMVVVCYHLMSWRGDPCGPELPTFHWALAELAIFSMLEEVMFYYSHRLFHQPGLYKHFHKQHHEWTAPIGVVSIYAHPLEHVISNTLPVVIGPVILGSHLSTTTLWYCLALVSTTISHCGYHLPFLPSPEFHDFHHLRFNQCFGVFGVLDRLHGTDTKFRQTKQYERHTLLTSFTPLMESIPDSPKKGQ is encoded by the exons ATGACGGTGGAGACGAGAATCAGCG ACACGAGGGGAgcggacagcagcagcagacag gaGGGCCCCGGAGGACTGTGGGACTCTGTGAAGAAAGCTGCGTTTGTCATCGGATCGGGAATCTTATTCTTGGCCGCATTTGGCAACTCACTGACATG GCATCTTCAGAGATTCTGGGGAGCTTCAGGAGATTTCTGGCAGAACTTGTGGACCAAGCTGTACTTGGCATTTGAGGGTCACGATACTGCTTTGTTCTACTTGG GGACCATGTTAATCCCCAGCGTGGCCTTCTGGGCTTCCAATGGTCTGCTGCTATTGGTGGACATCACTGGTAAACCCTCCTTTATCACTCGCTACCGCATCCAGGTGGACAAGAATAACCCG GTGGATCCAGCTAAGCTTCGCCATGCAGTCAAGTCTGTCATCTTCAACCAGGTGTTCATCTCTGGGCCCATGGTGGTGGTGTGTTACCACCTGATGTCCTGGAGGGGGGACCCCTGTGGCCCTGAGCTGCCCACCTTCCACTGGGCCCTGGCAGAGCTGGCCATCTTTTCCATGTTAGAGGAAGTCATGTTTTACTACTCACACAG gctgtTCCACCAGCCCGGCCTCTACAAGCATTTCCACAAGCAGCACCACGAGTGGACCGCTCCCATCGGAGTCGTCTCCATCTACGCTCATCCTCTGGAGCATGTG ATCTCCAACACGCTGCCAGTGGTGATCGGACCCGTGATCCTGGGCTCCCACCTGTCAACCACCACCCTCTGGTACTGTCTGGCTCTGGTCAGCACCACCATCTCCCACTGTGGATACCACCTCCCCTTCCTGCCCTCCCCAGAGTTCCATGACTTCCACCACCTCAG GTTCAACCAGTGTTTTGGGGTCTTCGGTGTGCTGGACAGGCTCCACGGCACCGACACCAAATTCAGGCAGACCAAGCAGTATGAACGCCACACCCTGCTCACCAGCTTCACCCCACTGATGGAGAGCATCCCTGACTCACCCAAGAAGGGCCAGTGA